In Marivirga salinae, a single window of DNA contains:
- a CDS encoding thiolase family protein: MDAYIVAGYRTAVTRAKKGGFRFTRPDDLASDVIKHLVSQVEGVENKMVDDLIVGNAVQEAEQGMQMGRMISLLALGKEVPGMVINRYCGSGLEAINIAASKIKAGYADIIIAGGTESMSMVPIMGYKTALNYKIATETPDYYTSMGLTAEQIAQQWKISREDQDEFAYQSHMKALQAQKDGKFNDEIVPINVKETYVEDGKKKTRDFTVDKDEGPRAGTSTDALANLRPVFAQGGSVTAGNSSPTNDGASFTMVMSERMVKELNVKPIARMVGFSVAGVEPRIMGIGPVEAVPKALKNAGLKLNDIDLIELNEAFAAQSLAVIRELGIDQSKLNVNGGAIALGHPLGCSGAKLSVQVLNELKRTQGKYGMVTACIGGGQGIAGIYEMM; this comes from the coding sequence ATGGATGCATATATAGTAGCAGGATATAGAACGGCAGTAACCAGGGCCAAAAAAGGAGGCTTTCGATTCACTCGACCGGATGATTTAGCCTCTGATGTAATCAAACACCTCGTTTCCCAAGTGGAAGGGGTAGAAAATAAAATGGTGGATGACCTGATTGTAGGAAATGCTGTGCAGGAAGCAGAGCAAGGAATGCAAATGGGTAGAATGATTTCACTTTTAGCTTTAGGTAAAGAAGTGCCAGGGATGGTGATCAACCGTTATTGCGGATCTGGATTAGAGGCTATTAATATAGCAGCTTCAAAAATCAAGGCTGGCTATGCAGATATCATTATTGCAGGTGGTACGGAATCAATGTCAATGGTGCCAATTATGGGGTATAAAACTGCTCTTAATTACAAAATCGCTACCGAGACTCCTGATTATTATACTTCAATGGGGTTGACAGCGGAGCAAATTGCTCAGCAATGGAAAATTTCCCGCGAAGATCAAGATGAGTTTGCTTATCAATCGCATATGAAAGCGCTTCAAGCGCAGAAGGATGGTAAATTCAATGATGAAATTGTGCCAATCAATGTGAAGGAAACTTATGTAGAAGACGGGAAAAAGAAAACTCGTGATTTCACAGTTGATAAAGATGAAGGACCAAGAGCAGGAACAAGTACAGATGCTTTAGCAAATTTAAGACCTGTATTCGCTCAAGGTGGATCAGTTACAGCTGGTAATTCTTCGCCAACCAATGACGGAGCATCTTTCACAATGGTGATGTCTGAAAGAATGGTCAAAGAATTAAACGTAAAGCCAATTGCCAGAATGGTAGGTTTTAGTGTTGCAGGTGTTGAGCCTAGAATCATGGGTATCGGTCCAGTGGAAGCAGTTCCAAAAGCATTGAAAAATGCTGGATTGAAACTGAATGACATAGATTTGATCGAATTAAATGAAGCTTTTGCAGCTCAGTCTTTAGCAGTAATCCGTGAGTTGGGTATCGATCAAAGTAAATTGAATGTAAATGGTGGCGCTATTGCATTAGGACACCCTTTAGGTTGTTCTGGAGCAAAACTTTCAGTTCAGGTATTGAATGAATTGAAAAGAACGCAAGGAAAATACGGTATGGTTACCGCTTGTATAGGTGGTGGTCAAGGTATTGCCGGAATCTACGAAATGATGTAG
- a CDS encoding 3-hydroxyacyl-CoA dehydrogenase NAD-binding domain-containing protein, which produces MKRNIKKVAVLGSGIMGSRIACHFANIGVEVLLLDIVPFELSDAEKKQGLTKESPQVRNRIVNEAFQATLKGKPASLYHKDFANRISLGNFDDDMHKIKDCDWVLEAVVERLDIKKQVFENVEKHRTKGTIISSNTSGIPIHMMLEDRSEDFQKHFIGTHFFNPPRYLKLLEIIPTPKTDQKITDFLMHYGDLYLGKTTVLCKDTPAFIANRVGIYAILKVVESMQKLGMNIDEVDKLTGPVIGRPKSATFRTSDVVGLDTLIKVANGLYENLPNDEARDTFKLPEVIGKLEENKWLGDKTGQGFYKKTKKDGKTEILTLDLDSMEYKPKSKPKFSTLESTKQISNLKERFPVLMGGKDKAGEFYRDSFYGLFQYASNRIPEISDELYRIDQALCTGFGWEIGPFETWDTLGVKKTVEKMEEAGYKPNQWVYDMMDSGADSFYKVEAGQKQYYDLDSKKYVNIPGTEEFIILENLKESGKEIWSNAEAGIIDLGDGVINVEFRSKSNTLGGGVIEAINKGISLGEEEYRGVVISNEGSNFSLGANLGMVFMYAIEQDYDELDFMIRQFQQTMMRARYSAVPVVVAPHNMALGGGCELSMHADHVQASAETYIGLVEVGVGVIPGGGGTKENALRVADRYQEGDVELNALQNAFMNIAMAKVATSAYEAKEMGILRPSDGISINRSRQIADAKAAAIRLADAGYTMPVQREDIRVQGKTGIALFNAGINGMKMGKYISEHDQKIAEKLAYAMCGGDLSYPQEVSEQYLLDLEREAFLSLLGEKKTLERIQAVLQGGKPLRN; this is translated from the coding sequence ATGAAACGAAACATTAAAAAAGTAGCCGTTTTAGGTTCGGGGATTATGGGATCAAGAATCGCCTGCCACTTTGCCAATATTGGTGTAGAGGTGCTTTTACTTGATATCGTGCCTTTCGAACTATCGGATGCCGAAAAAAAACAAGGTTTAACTAAAGAGTCTCCACAGGTGAGAAATCGTATTGTGAACGAGGCTTTTCAAGCGACCTTAAAAGGAAAGCCAGCTTCATTATATCATAAAGATTTTGCCAATAGAATTTCACTTGGGAACTTCGATGATGATATGCACAAAATCAAAGATTGCGATTGGGTATTGGAAGCCGTTGTTGAACGACTAGATATCAAAAAGCAAGTTTTTGAAAATGTTGAAAAACATAGAACCAAAGGAACTATCATTTCTTCAAACACATCGGGTATACCTATCCACATGATGTTGGAAGATAGGAGTGAGGATTTCCAAAAGCATTTCATTGGAACTCACTTTTTCAACCCACCGCGTTACTTAAAATTATTGGAGATAATTCCTACACCAAAAACTGATCAGAAAATCACGGATTTCTTGATGCATTATGGTGATTTATATTTAGGGAAAACCACGGTTTTATGTAAAGATACTCCAGCTTTCATTGCCAACAGAGTTGGGATTTATGCAATCTTGAAAGTTGTAGAATCCATGCAGAAATTAGGCATGAACATCGATGAGGTGGACAAACTAACTGGTCCTGTAATTGGCCGCCCTAAATCAGCTACTTTCAGAACTTCTGATGTTGTAGGTTTGGATACTCTAATCAAAGTAGCTAACGGATTATATGAAAACCTTCCGAATGATGAAGCTAGAGACACTTTCAAATTACCTGAAGTAATTGGGAAATTAGAAGAAAACAAATGGTTAGGTGATAAAACCGGACAAGGCTTTTATAAAAAGACTAAGAAGGACGGTAAAACTGAAATCTTAACTTTGGATTTAGATTCTATGGAATACAAACCAAAATCTAAGCCTAAGTTTTCAACACTTGAGTCCACCAAGCAAATTTCTAATCTGAAAGAAAGATTCCCTGTTTTAATGGGAGGAAAAGATAAAGCCGGTGAATTCTACAGAGATTCATTCTATGGCTTATTCCAATATGCTTCTAATCGTATACCTGAAATTTCTGATGAGCTATACAGAATTGATCAGGCGCTTTGCACTGGTTTCGGTTGGGAAATTGGTCCATTCGAAACTTGGGATACTTTAGGTGTGAAAAAGACGGTGGAGAAAATGGAAGAAGCAGGTTATAAACCAAATCAGTGGGTTTATGACATGATGGATTCTGGAGCAGATTCTTTCTATAAAGTAGAAGCAGGTCAAAAGCAATATTATGATCTAGACAGCAAGAAATATGTTAATATCCCAGGTACTGAGGAATTCATTATTCTAGAGAACTTAAAAGAAAGTGGAAAAGAAATATGGAGCAATGCCGAAGCCGGAATCATTGATTTAGGCGATGGTGTGATCAATGTAGAATTCCGTTCTAAATCCAACACTTTAGGTGGAGGCGTAATAGAAGCCATCAATAAAGGGATTTCTTTAGGGGAAGAAGAATATAGAGGTGTTGTGATTTCTAATGAAGGTTCAAACTTCTCGTTAGGAGCCAATCTTGGAATGGTTTTCATGTATGCTATCGAACAAGATTATGATGAATTGGATTTCATGATTCGTCAATTCCAACAAACCATGATGAGAGCCAGATATTCAGCTGTTCCGGTTGTAGTTGCTCCTCATAACATGGCATTAGGTGGAGGTTGTGAACTTTCAATGCATGCCGATCACGTTCAAGCATCTGCTGAAACTTATATAGGATTAGTAGAAGTTGGAGTGGGTGTGATCCCAGGTGGTGGAGGTACAAAAGAAAATGCACTTAGAGTAGCTGACAGATACCAAGAAGGTGATGTAGAATTAAATGCTTTGCAAAATGCATTTATGAATATCGCAATGGCTAAAGTGGCTACTTCTGCTTATGAAGCTAAAGAAATGGGCATTTTAAGACCTTCAGATGGAATTAGTATTAACAGAAGTCGTCAGATCGCTGATGCAAAAGCTGCAGCAATTCGATTAGCTGATGCTGGTTATACTATGCCTGTTCAAAGAGAGGATATAAGAGTTCAAGGTAAAACTGGAATCGCACTTTTCAATGCGGGTATTAATGGAATGAAGATGGGTAAATACATTTCAGAGCACGATCAAAAGATAGCTGAAAAGTTAGCTTATGCGATGTGCGGTGGTGATTTATCTTATCCTCAGGAAGTTTCTGAGCAGTATTTATTGGATTTAGAAAGAGAAGCATTCTTGTCTTTATTAGGGGAAAAGAAAACCCTAGAAAGAATCCAGGCGGTATTGCAAGGAGGTAAACCACTTAGAAATTAA
- a CDS encoding MarR family winged helix-turn-helix transcriptional regulator encodes MKREESIDFNIKAAWHAISRMYNQQAVKYGITTSIGFVLLNINTKEGTPATKIAPLMGLESRSLTRMLKSMEEKGLIYKKPDPEDKRSVRIFLTDLGVEKKAISRETVKAFNEEVFKTIESEKLEAFFDVIHKVNDIIDKNEIYNNKKSVH; translated from the coding sequence ATGAAAAGAGAAGAATCCATCGACTTTAATATAAAAGCAGCCTGGCATGCCATTTCACGCATGTATAACCAGCAAGCTGTCAAATACGGAATCACTACTTCCATAGGTTTTGTATTATTAAACATCAATACAAAAGAAGGGACTCCCGCCACCAAAATCGCCCCTCTTATGGGCTTGGAAAGTAGGAGCCTCACGCGTATGTTAAAAAGCATGGAAGAGAAAGGGCTTATTTATAAAAAGCCTGATCCGGAAGATAAACGCTCTGTTAGAATTTTCTTAACAGATTTGGGAGTAGAGAAAAAAGCAATTTCAAGGGAAACGGTAAAAGCTTTTAATGAAGAGGTATTCAAAACTATTGAATCCGAAAAATTGGAAGCTTTTTTTGATGTTATTCATAAAGTGAATGACATAATCGACAAAAACGAGATTTACAATAATAAGAAATCAGTTCATTAA
- a CDS encoding LPXTG cell wall anchor domain-containing protein, which translates to MTLFLQFLAQIPQGVPHPDQNEPLLLQTPFDYILYVGLPILILIGGYFWWRRKKKREEEDKR; encoded by the coding sequence ATGACACTTTTTTTACAATTTTTAGCTCAGATACCACAAGGAGTTCCGCATCCTGATCAAAACGAACCCTTATTATTACAAACCCCATTTGATTATATATTATATGTAGGTTTACCTATTTTAATTTTAATTGGAGGTTACTTTTGGTGGAGAAGAAAAAAGAAAAGAGAGGAAGAGGATAAGAGATAA
- the nqrF gene encoding NADH:ubiquinone reductase (Na(+)-transporting) subunit F encodes MTSVVITSIIAFTVLILLLVLILLFAQSKLVQSGPVNIYVNGDEDNPIVTSAGSTLLSTLSGQDIYLPSACGGGGTCAMCKCVVEDGGGDVLPTEEGHLSRSEKKENVRLSCQVKVKEDMHIRIPEEIFGIKKWECTVKSNYNVSTFIKEFVVQLPEGETLDFESGGYIQIDVPAITCEFKNIDITPHPDLGHKEDIFQEDWDNFGLWDLVMKNDEPIFRAYSMANHPAEGDIIMLNIRIATPPWDRAKNTWMDVNPGICSSYVFTRKPGDKVTISGPYGEFFINESDAEMIYIGGGAGMAPLRSHIFHLFHTQGTDRKVAYWYGGRSKRELFYVDHFRDIEKNNPNFEFHVALSEPLEEDNWKIKKSLDDKDGDGYTGFIHNALYDNYLKHHKEPEEVEFYLCGPPMMNAAVLKMLDDMGVPPENIRFDDFGG; translated from the coding sequence ATGACATCAGTAGTTATAACCTCAATTATTGCATTCACCGTCTTAATACTATTATTGGTATTGATTCTGTTATTTGCACAATCAAAATTAGTTCAGTCTGGTCCAGTAAACATTTATGTTAATGGAGATGAAGACAATCCAATTGTAACTTCTGCAGGCTCTACTCTACTTTCAACTCTATCTGGTCAAGATATTTATCTTCCCTCTGCTTGCGGTGGTGGTGGTACTTGTGCCATGTGTAAATGTGTAGTTGAAGATGGTGGTGGAGATGTTTTACCAACAGAGGAAGGTCATCTTAGCCGATCTGAAAAGAAAGAAAATGTTAGGCTTTCTTGCCAAGTGAAAGTGAAAGAAGATATGCACATTCGCATACCGGAAGAAATCTTCGGTATTAAGAAATGGGAATGTACAGTTAAATCTAACTATAACGTTTCTACTTTCATTAAAGAATTTGTTGTGCAGTTGCCAGAAGGCGAAACATTAGATTTCGAATCTGGTGGTTATATTCAAATTGATGTACCTGCAATTACTTGTGAATTTAAAAATATTGATATTACTCCTCATCCTGACTTAGGCCACAAAGAAGATATTTTCCAAGAAGATTGGGATAATTTCGGTTTGTGGGATTTAGTGATGAAAAATGATGAGCCTATATTTAGAGCTTACTCTATGGCCAATCACCCAGCTGAGGGAGATATCATCATGTTGAATATTAGAATTGCTACTCCACCTTGGGATAGAGCTAAAAATACATGGATGGATGTAAATCCTGGTATTTGTTCTTCTTATGTTTTCACTAGAAAACCAGGGGATAAAGTAACGATTTCAGGTCCTTATGGTGAATTCTTCATCAATGAGTCTGATGCTGAAATGATTTATATTGGTGGTGGTGCTGGTATGGCTCCATTGCGTTCTCACATTTTCCACTTATTCCATACACAAGGAACTGACAGAAAAGTTGCTTATTGGTATGGTGGTAGATCTAAAAGAGAATTGTTCTATGTAGATCATTTTAGAGATATCGAAAAGAATAATCCAAATTTTGAATTCCATGTTGCTTTATCTGAACCATTGGAGGAAGATAACTGGAAGATCAAGAAAAGCTTAGATGATAAAGATGGTGATGGTTACACTGGATTTATTCACAATGCTTTATATGATAACTACTTAAAGCATCATAAAGAGCCAGAGGAAGTAGAATTCTACTTATGTGGACCTCCAATGATGAATGCAGCAGTGTTAAAGATGTTAGATGACATGGGTGTTCCGCCAGAAAATATCAGATTTGATGATTTCGGTGGGTAA
- a CDS encoding radical SAM protein, with product MRLIRKPVLCNYYVTYRCNASCYFCDIWEKPSPYIKVEDVEQNLKDLKKLGVKVIDFTGGEPLLHNEIHIFLKMAKELGFITTLTTNGLLYPKKAEILKGLIDMLHFSLDFADAKQHDEVRGVGCFDFVMKSIEIAKELGEKPDILFTAMNENIGELEKVYQSICLPNDLVLIVNPIFDYNTVETGGGLTNENLDYLTLMGKKKNIYLNEAFIELRKNGGNHVDDPVCKAASSSLVISPKNELVLPCYHLGKKEYPINGDLFNLYKSEEVQKLASLEGRLPECEGCAINCYMQPSFAVEINQYFWKALPSTIKYNKLKGTWKNIFK from the coding sequence ATGCGTCTAATTAGGAAACCAGTTTTATGTAATTATTATGTGACCTATCGTTGCAATGCTAGTTGCTATTTCTGCGATATATGGGAAAAACCAAGTCCATATATTAAGGTAGAAGATGTAGAACAAAACTTAAAAGACCTCAAAAAACTGGGTGTTAAAGTTATTGATTTTACAGGTGGTGAACCTCTTTTGCATAATGAAATCCATATTTTTCTTAAGATGGCGAAAGAGCTGGGTTTCATAACTACGCTTACTACCAATGGATTACTTTATCCTAAAAAAGCAGAAATTTTAAAAGGATTAATAGATATGCTTCATTTCTCTTTAGATTTTGCGGATGCTAAACAGCATGATGAAGTAAGAGGAGTGGGCTGTTTTGATTTTGTGATGAAATCAATAGAAATAGCTAAGGAACTTGGAGAGAAGCCTGATATTTTATTCACTGCTATGAATGAAAATATAGGGGAATTAGAGAAAGTTTATCAATCAATCTGCTTGCCTAATGATTTGGTATTGATCGTCAATCCCATTTTTGATTATAATACTGTAGAGACAGGAGGAGGTTTAACAAATGAGAATTTGGATTATCTCACCCTAATGGGAAAAAAGAAGAATATTTATTTGAATGAGGCATTTATTGAACTCAGGAAAAATGGTGGTAATCATGTTGATGACCCAGTTTGCAAAGCAGCTTCATCTTCTTTGGTGATTTCCCCAAAAAATGAATTAGTGCTGCCTTGCTATCATCTTGGAAAAAAGGAATATCCTATAAATGGGGATTTGTTTAATTTATATAAATCCGAGGAAGTCCAAAAATTAGCATCATTAGAAGGAAGGCTCCCGGAATGTGAAGGATGTGCCATAAACTGCTATATGCAGCCATCATTTGCAGTTGAAATCAATCAATATTTTTGGAAAGCATTACCTTCCACAATCAAATACAATAAACTAAAAGGTACTTGGAAAAATATTTTTAAATAA
- the accD gene encoding acetyl-CoA carboxylase, carboxyltransferase subunit beta: protein MAWFKRQNKGILTPTENKKEAPDGLWYKTPGGKIIHMRELKENAYVSPDDEYHVRIGSKEYFEILFDDNKFTELDKDMSSADPLDFVDSKPYPVRIKQSQEKTELKDAVRSAHGKMNGLDLCVACMDFSFIGGSMGSVVGEKIARAIDYSIKKKVPFLMISKSGGARMMEAGFSLMQMAKTSAKLAQLSEAKIPYISLLTDPTTGGVTASYAMLGDFNIAEPGALIGFAGPRVIRETIGKDLPKGFQSAEFVLEHGFLDFIVDRRQLKTKLTTLLKMLK from the coding sequence ATGGCTTGGTTTAAGCGACAAAATAAAGGGATTTTAACTCCTACAGAAAATAAAAAAGAAGCACCAGACGGATTATGGTATAAAACCCCCGGTGGTAAAATTATTCACATGCGTGAGCTTAAGGAAAATGCTTACGTTAGTCCTGATGATGAATATCATGTTAGGATAGGTTCTAAAGAATATTTTGAAATTCTTTTTGATGATAACAAGTTCACTGAGCTTGATAAAGATATGAGTTCTGCTGATCCATTGGATTTTGTGGATAGCAAACCTTACCCGGTGAGAATAAAACAATCTCAGGAGAAAACGGAATTAAAGGATGCAGTTCGTTCCGCCCATGGTAAAATGAACGGCTTGGATTTATGCGTAGCTTGTATGGATTTCAGTTTTATTGGTGGATCAATGGGGTCTGTGGTAGGTGAAAAAATTGCTCGTGCAATTGATTACTCTATCAAAAAGAAGGTTCCTTTCTTGATGATTTCTAAATCAGGTGGTGCCAGAATGATGGAAGCAGGTTTTTCGCTTATGCAAATGGCAAAAACTTCAGCAAAATTAGCTCAACTTTCTGAGGCTAAAATCCCTTATATTTCTTTATTAACCGATCCTACAACGGGTGGCGTAACAGCTTCTTATGCTATGTTGGGTGATTTTAATATAGCCGAACCAGGTGCATTAATTGGCTTTGCTGGACCACGAGTTATTCGCGAAACTATTGGAAAAGATTTGCCTAAAGGTTTCCAAAGCGCTGAATTTGTTTTAGAACATGGCTTTTTAGATTTCATTGTGGATAGAAGACAATTAAAAACAAAACTGACTACTTTATTGAAAATGTTGAAATAA
- a CDS encoding TetR/AcrR family transcriptional regulator yields the protein MNVHSAIENKLDKKTLILETTLELISENGFHGTPISMIAEKAGIGAGTIYRYFENKEDLINELFKEIKRRVMHAMLYDYDEKESFKERFKHLWMNLIHYFMDHPKAFQFIEQHRYASYMSKLTREESFMIMSPVMMFFIEAKRAKAMKDLPVYTIISLSYGPITSLAKLQIDHEQHLSAERIEQAADACWDAVRRI from the coding sequence ATGAACGTTCATTCCGCCATAGAAAACAAACTAGATAAAAAGACATTAATACTAGAAACCACATTAGAATTGATTTCTGAAAATGGGTTTCATGGAACTCCTATATCTATGATTGCTGAAAAAGCAGGAATCGGAGCTGGAACTATATACCGTTATTTTGAAAACAAGGAAGACTTGATCAATGAGTTATTCAAAGAAATCAAAAGGCGCGTGATGCATGCGATGTTATATGACTATGATGAAAAAGAAAGTTTTAAGGAAAGATTCAAGCATTTATGGATGAATTTAATCCATTATTTTATGGACCATCCTAAAGCTTTTCAATTTATAGAACAGCATCGTTATGCTTCCTACATGAGCAAATTGACCAGAGAAGAAAGTTTTATGATCATGTCTCCAGTTATGATGTTTTTTATTGAAGCCAAAAGGGCAAAGGCCATGAAAGATTTACCGGTTTATACGATTATCTCATTATCATATGGGCCAATAACTTCTTTGGCAAAATTGCAGATTGACCATGAACAACATTTAAGTGCGGAACGCATAGAGCAAGCAGCGGATGCCTGCTGGGATGCAGTAAGAAGAATTTAA
- a CDS encoding 3-oxoacyl-ACP synthase III family protein: MKTPNVVFNGIGSYVPENIVPNEHFLNHEFYMEDGKPFDISNEEIIKKFEKITGIKERRYANDDQLNSDLGALAAENALKNSSIDKEELDYIIYAQNFGDIEAGTNRIDNMPSLAAKVKHKLKIQNPDVVCYDIIFGCPGWVQGVIQAYQMIRSGFCRNVMVIGAETLSRCVDPHDRDGMIFSDGAGATIVSASYDDDRKGILGFANRTDANEELNYLAMGKSNKPNMDKDARYIKMKGRKIYEYALDEVATAMQSALRRSGIFMENIQKVLIHQANEKMDEAILRKLGQLYNLKLEAKDMMPMTIQKFGNNSVATVPVMLDMVLKGEIEGHEIKEGDDIILASVGAGMHINAIIYRM; this comes from the coding sequence ATGAAAACACCTAATGTAGTTTTTAATGGAATTGGTTCTTATGTGCCAGAAAACATAGTTCCAAACGAACATTTTCTCAATCATGAATTTTACATGGAAGATGGAAAACCATTTGATATATCGAATGAGGAAATCATCAAAAAATTTGAAAAGATTACAGGCATAAAGGAGAGGCGTTATGCAAATGATGATCAATTAAATTCTGATTTAGGTGCACTTGCAGCTGAAAACGCATTAAAAAATAGTAGCATAGATAAGGAAGAATTGGATTATATTATCTACGCTCAAAATTTTGGAGATATAGAAGCTGGCACCAACAGGATTGACAATATGCCTAGTTTGGCTGCGAAAGTAAAGCATAAATTAAAAATTCAGAATCCTGATGTGGTTTGCTATGATATTATTTTTGGGTGTCCGGGTTGGGTACAAGGCGTTATTCAAGCCTACCAAATGATAAGAAGCGGATTTTGCAGAAATGTAATGGTTATCGGAGCAGAAACTTTGAGTAGATGTGTTGATCCTCATGATAGAGACGGAATGATTTTTTCTGATGGCGCTGGAGCTACTATTGTATCAGCATCATATGATGACGACAGAAAAGGGATTTTAGGCTTTGCCAACAGAACAGATGCTAATGAAGAATTGAATTACCTGGCAATGGGAAAATCCAACAAGCCTAATATGGATAAAGATGCCCGCTACATTAAAATGAAGGGTAGAAAAATTTATGAATATGCATTGGATGAAGTAGCCACTGCTATGCAATCCGCTCTTAGGCGATCTGGTATATTTATGGAAAATATTCAAAAGGTGTTGATCCATCAAGCGAATGAGAAAATGGACGAAGCAATTCTTAGAAAGCTTGGTCAATTATATAATTTAAAGCTTGAAGCAAAAGACATGATGCCTATGACTATCCAGAAATTTGGAAACAATTCAGTTGCCACTGTTCCCGTTATGCTAGATATGGTATTAAAAGGAGAGATTGAAGGACATGAAATCAAAGAAGGGGATGATATTATTTTAGCCTCTGTTGGTGCAGGCATGCACATTAATGCTATAATTTATAGAATGTAG
- the der gene encoding ribosome biogenesis GTPase Der produces the protein MSNIVAIVGRPNVGKSTFFNRLVERKQAIMDNESGVTRDRQYGEAQWIGKKFTVIDTGGYVTGSNDIFEKEIRKQVKEALKEATVILFMVDCHTGLTDMDKDFANIVREVGKPVYVIANKADNTEKSYMAGEFYGLGFDEVFSMSSASGSGTGEVLDAVVKLFPDDDHKDPFEGVPRLAILGRPNAGKSSFLNALLGDERTIVTDIAGTTRDSINTHYKLYGKDFILTDTAGLRKKTKTKDDIEFYSTIRAIQALQDSDVCIVMIDATRGFESQDMQIIGLAHKNKKGIMIMVNKWDLVEKDGKTHDKFKKDIQEKLGPLDYIPIIFTSVIEKQRIFQAIELATKIYFSRTEKVTTSALNEAMLKEIEKYPPPALKGKYIKIKYVTQLPTYTPTFAFFCNLPQYIKPPYERYLENRLREHFDFEGVPVKLVFRKK, from the coding sequence ATGTCAAACATAGTAGCAATAGTAGGGAGACCGAATGTCGGTAAATCCACCTTTTTTAATCGTTTAGTAGAGCGTAAGCAGGCGATTATGGATAATGAATCGGGCGTAACGCGCGATAGACAGTACGGTGAGGCGCAATGGATCGGAAAAAAATTCACTGTAATCGATACAGGTGGATATGTAACCGGCTCCAACGATATATTCGAAAAAGAAATCAGAAAGCAGGTAAAAGAAGCTTTAAAAGAAGCGACTGTTATTTTATTTATGGTCGATTGCCATACCGGCTTAACGGATATGGATAAAGATTTCGCAAATATCGTAAGAGAAGTAGGTAAGCCAGTTTATGTAATTGCCAATAAAGCTGATAACACTGAAAAGAGCTATATGGCTGGTGAATTTTATGGCTTAGGCTTCGATGAAGTTTTTAGCATGTCATCTGCTAGTGGTTCTGGAACTGGAGAGGTTTTGGATGCTGTAGTGAAGCTTTTCCCAGATGATGATCATAAAGATCCTTTTGAAGGAGTACCGAGATTGGCGATTTTAGGCCGTCCAAATGCTGGAAAATCTTCATTTCTAAATGCTCTATTAGGTGATGAAAGAACTATCGTAACTGATATTGCAGGAACAACCCGAGATTCTATCAATACGCATTATAAGTTATATGGAAAAGATTTTATCCTGACTGATACTGCGGGATTAAGAAAAAAGACCAAAACAAAAGATGATATAGAATTTTATTCCACTATCAGAGCCATTCAAGCTTTGCAAGACAGTGACGTTTGTATAGTAATGATTGATGCAACTCGTGGGTTTGAGTCTCAAGATATGCAAATAATTGGTCTGGCTCATAAAAATAAAAAGGGCATCATGATCATGGTCAATAAGTGGGATTTGGTTGAAAAAGATGGTAAGACACATGATAAGTTTAAAAAAGATATTCAGGAAAAATTAGGCCCACTAGATTATATCCCGATTATTTTCACCTCTGTAATTGAAAAACAAAGAATTTTTCAAGCAATAGAATTAGCCACTAAAATTTATTTTAGTAGAACAGAGAAAGTAACTACTTCAGCTCTTAATGAAGCAATGTTGAAAGAGATTGAAAAATATCCACCACCTGCTTTAAAGGGGAAATATATTAAGATTAAGTATGTCACTCAGTTGCCAACTTATACTCCGACTTTTGCTTTTTTCTGTAATCTTCCACAATATATAAAACCTCCTTATGAGCGTTATTTGGAAAATAGGTTAAGAGAGCATTTTGATTTTGAAGGTGTGCCTGTTAAGCTTGTTTTTAGAAAAAAATAG